TGTGTAACGAGTAAATGTTGGAAGACCGTACACGTGCCGGAAATTCGTCTCTTTGGATGGGAAGCGGCGTTTTTCTGGTTGTTTTTCGCAGGCCTTGGCTGAccagcagcgcgaagaagcgacgtTGTTGTACCAgagcacgcgcgcggctcgagaTGCGCTGTTCAAGGAGGTATGCTCCGTCGTgggaaaaagagagagaagtctGAATGCATGTCAGCCGTTAATGCCGTAAAGCGGGCGCGGAAAGGGAAGTTGAGATCTCGTCCCAGTCGTCTCCTTGCGTGTTTCTTcgagttttttctttttctcccgAGTTTCTTTTCGTCCTTCGGTTTTCTTTTGCgtgcagaaagaggaggTGTTGGCGAAACTGTCCACTGTGGTTGAGGCGAACAAGGTAGGGCTTCCGCTCTCGCGGAATAAGATGCGAAAAGCGGGCACACAGATGATGGTATTATAGGTGGCAATCCGCACTTTCTTTGTCAAGaagtgtatatatgtataaatatgtTCACCTTGGGAGTTTGTGAGCTTCTTTCGTACTAGTTGCAGTCGAAGGCGCGACTGTGTAACTTTTTCTCGGAAAAAcggcgcgtgtgtgtctggtCTCAAAAGCACCTCGCGCACCTGCTTCGCGAGCGCCGGTGCGCTGGCTGGTGCGGGGTCTGAGCGCCGAGCGTCGGCCTACGAACGTTGGGTCGCGGCGAAGTCCGAGTTGCCTTCGATGGGCTCAACTGATTTCTCCTTCAGTCGCCACGAGAGAtagcgagcgagaagcgccggTGGTCGAATGTGTATCCGTCGAGCTCCATGTGAGCTCCGTGCGCCCGCGTGGGAGTTTCGTTTTAGGGCACTTTCGGTGGCGCCGAGAGGGCGCTGAGTCTCGCGCCCCATCTTTTTGGTTTTTtttcctcgcctgctgcatcAGGTCCtggacgcagcagcgcaggagAGTTCTTCGAAGAGAACTGCGGCCGAGAACGAAGCGCGACGTCTCACCGACGCCAAGGCGGAGCTGGAGAAGCGCATCGAGAAACTCAAAGCgaaggaagagaagcagGACAGGAAACGCGGTAAGAGTGTGCGGGGAGATGCGAACGaaagcggcgcagcgagacagtTGCTATACGGTAGGGAATCTACGCTGCGATGGCCTACCAACCGATGTTCTCCAGGCGGCTGAGTACAATCACTGAAACCCAGGACGGATCTATCTCAGCATGCCAACGATTCGCATTCACGGAGTGGCTGTATCTACGATGAGTGTGGGTGTTCTGTCTTTTTTCGCAGCTCATACTGCAGCCCTCGAGGAGCTCTCGGTTCGGgatctgcagctgctgaaaGACGAGAACGAAACCATGCGGGTGAGCGAGCGCGTTGTCTCTCTGTGTTCTTCTGCGAGTCCCTGGCGCGTGTTCACGCGTCTGCGGAGCCCACAGCGATTCGTACTCCCACTGTTATATTTTTGCTATAAATGAAGAGTTATAATGAGTGTCTATTCAGTTAGCAGAGTCTCTCTATTAGGACGTGGCTGAGTTTCGAGGCAAGCCTTGCACACCGCTGCGGCTGACTATCTAAAGCACAGTTGCCACTCTCCCAGCAGGGCTCCGCAGTCCGTGTCTAAATGTATTAAAATTCGGGATTTTTCGCCAGTCAGTTCGGTCATCGCGCACTCCGTTtctttcgtctctcttctctgcagcgacgcctgATTTGTTTCGTCTGCAACGAGCGCTTCAAGGACCACATTATCAACAAATGTGGTCACATGTTCTGTCAAGGTAACGTGTGAACAGTCGGGATTGTTTTCGCACTTGAGGCTAGTTGCGCAGCAACTGTAGGTCAGGATCGTCGGGGAGAGTTCGCGTGTGTCGCGTGGCAAGCAGTTATGGCGTGTTTCCACAGGCACAGTCCGCGGGGCGTTTGTGGAATTCGGATCCAATGCACGTGCAACTGCATAGCTGGAGTACTGACTTTTTTCAGCAATAATTAGCTTTTTCCAGTGTTTCCCTTTGCATTTTCCCTCCTTTTTTCTCAGTTTGCCTGGAGCGAAACGTGAAGACCCGCAACCGAAAGTGTCCGCACTGCAGTAAGTCATCTGCATGAGACACCGAGATGCCTGCGGAAAGACAACAAATCCGACGTATTCTTCGTTACGCATTCTTGTGCTCCAGGTTGTCAAAAGCGAAGGATCGCAGTCACAGGTGCTCATAGGcgtatatttgtatatatgtatggcTACCTATTTCTGTCTCTCAACGCCCAAAATCACCCACTCATCCCAGACCGCTCGTCCTCGTCCCCCCActccccttccccccctcccccccgtgCTACCCTCCTTTTCTCCATATGTCCCGTCGTCTTCCTGCAGTGTCTCTTGGAACGGTGATTTGAAACTTAATTGCGCCTCACATCTGTTGTCCATGTCTTCTTGGGGGAGTGGAACAACACAACGCTGCGAATATTGGCGCCCACGTCATTTGGGGTAGTTCGAACATTTTGCTTGTGTATAATGTTTCGCCTCACAGAGACCCCGTTCGACCAGAAAGACATTCGGAAGGTCTACCTGGACAACTAAAGACGCCAAGTTCTGGGTCGGCTTCTGTGGTGGAGGCCCCTTTGTTATTTCACTTTTCGACAAGTCTTCGTTTTGCACGCAAGCGTGCTGTGGTGCAGAGTTTCAATGTCATCTAAATCCGTCCGGTGTTAATGATTTCTAGTTGCCGCATGTGCTTCACGAGCGTTCGGTGAATTACCTTGCGTTGATCCGAACGTCAAACAGGTACTTTCGCTTAGAAAATTTTCCATGGATATCAAAACACCTATAAGTATTCGGCCCACACGGACAGTGCCAGCAAGTCTCCGTTTTAACATCGAGCGGTTCTTGGGCTTCGCACAGAGGATCACAACGCCTGTGTCCAACCCCGCGGGCCCGGGGGGGCAGCATCTACCAGCATGTGTGGCGGGCTTGTTTTCTGTAGTACTTCCATGAAATGTACTTACGCTACAGCGTAAGCACATTTCATCGCGGGGGGATCTGCGAGAAATGACATAAAAGAGAACTCAGTTGAATGCGCCATATTTCTGCGTGACCGCTAGTGGAACCCGCAAAGAGACTTCTCTGTACAGCTGCTGGCCTGTACGCAAGTCTGACTTGCGTACACGTCCCACGTGAGAGCTGTCACGGGGTGCGAGCGCATGTTTCACGTAGCACAGCCTAGAAAAGGGTTACTTCGTCACGTCGCACTCACGCAGCAGATGCTAGACCACCCTTTCTTCTTGTCGCGACTCGCTCGTACGTGCCCCCGATGCCAAGCGGGGAACCGTCTTCTATTTGTGTCGGCAACAGGGGCCGCCATTCCCTCCGAAACTGCTAACAGCTGAAGGCTCACGCGTGGGGATAGGGTATACGAATATGGCGTGCCTCGCGAAAAGAGGGTTATGGCTTTTCCAGGAAATGCTGTAGGTATACCCGCCTTCCTTCTGAATCCTTCATGGTGTTCTCCCAAGAACCGGCACATGACACAGAATTTTGTTCTCCGCGTCAGAGTGTTTGTCGTGCTGCCCGGGCGACTGTGGTACCATGAGAAGTAAGTCGCTTCAGCAGCATAACAAAATCCCCAGAATCAGTGGTCGAATTATAAGTCGCATTAATAAGTACTTTTTACGACCTTTCAGTAAGGCCTCCATGATTGTGGTGACCACACCGGGGAAACCTCCCAAGGCACCCATCGTATATCATGTCTTCTGAAGCAAATCCGGTTGCTTCATATTCAACTCAGGGTAACAGCCAAAAAGATATGCCACCTCGCAAAGGTTGTAGTCGAAAAGCGTAGCTGCGCTGACGCGCCTGATTTATCTGATGTATCGATTAGTCGTCTAGTAGCGCTGTCCAGGGTAAGACCGCAGCCGTTTGAGTTGTAGCCCTTCTACTACTGACGCTTCCACGTGCCCGTCCCCCGAGTAACTCTGTCTGACACACGCCAGAGAGACCATATTTTCTGTCAGGTAAGAGCACGTAAAAGAGTAGGCGTTTGATGTTCCGCGGCTTGCTCCACACAATAGGGTGGATCGGATTGTATGTCAGTGGCAGCGGGTTTTAGTTGATTACTTGCATATAGAGGCAATCCAAAGTGAAGTGTCAGGGAGATCATCTTTGTTCTAGGCGACGTCAAGCCTCCGTCTGATTTCGAAAGGTCATTACGTCTCCCTCTGAGAACGTCTTTTGCTGAGCAACTCAGAATAACAGCCTCGCGTCCCGTGCCCCTGAGAGGCGGTTTGGTTTGTATGTTTGCCGTGTGCGCGACGCCCTTCTGATTGCACTGCAGATACGGTCAGCTTCAAACACAGCTTCGGAGTTTAGCCTCGACGGCAGCTCGGGCTTGTTGAGAATGGCTCGGTCTAGCTCGCTGCGTGTCGCAGCCTTCTTTTTTATGGCTGCTTTAGCCTATCCGGGGTGCGCTGCGCCGGTCGCTGAGCGGTCTCAGAAGCCAGCTGATGCGAAAAAGGCAGATGGTACTGAATCAGCTGACCTAACAGATGATGGCTCATTCAGCATTGTAACTAACGAAGGTCCGCTGCCATACCCCGTAGAGAAGATGCAAGGACCCCCTCTGAGTCAGTGCGATTCAGACCATGTTGGCGCCGGCTTCACAGCAGTGGCATTCGAGGGAAATCTTGTCTGGACAGCGGCCAAATACCCAGCTGCGTTGTCGAATTCAACTGTCCTCACAATTGAGGTGCAGGACGCAACCAAAGAGGACACGGCAGATCGCCCAATCCTCTTCGTTTATCGTAACGACACCAGGAGCGATTACAAAGCGGGAGAGCCTATCTCATTTGCATTCTGCGCTAAGATACCTGAAAACAAGAACATAACGCAGTATGGCCTCCACACTCGTTTGAATATTGGCGCGGTACACGTTCAGGGAGGAACACAGCGACCAGAGAGCTACATTGGCCTGACGGAGGTGGAATCAGGAATAAACGAGTACAGCAAGCTGCGGGTCCGCATGTTCCCTATTGTGACTGTAGAGCAAACCACAGAGGATAGCGCCTCCACCGAAGAATCTCCCGGTGCCACCGGTAAGGCGAGAGTGTCAAAGTATGAAGCTGCATGCAACTTTGCAAgcgtcgacgaggagggaTTCATTGGAGTCGCAACGGAGGTGGCTGTTGGTTTGCCGTCAGCGCTCGATCCCACACAGCTGCCGAAACCCACATACCTGACGGTTCGTATGGACGACATCACTACGGACGAGGACGAGCCACAGGCAGTCGCGCTGTTCAGCTCTGATATCACTCAGTGGTACGAAAAAGGCGCACCGTTGACTGCCCTTCTCTGTGCCAAGTTGCCTGATCACGGCGAAAGCATCATGTACCGTGTCGTATCTATCCTCAAgctcggcggagaagagcgtACACAGGGGGCTAAAGAGGCAACGTCAGCATCCAACCATGAGAAAACAGCCGAGGAAAGCTCTGAGGAAACATCAGAAGAAGACGATCTTCTGACAACGCTGCGTCAGGGGGACTTTGTTGGGACAACTATGGTCGTCGTACTACCGGATAAAGTTGACTATACCGCAACGGTGAACTTGGAAGCCTACAAACCAGAAGCATAGAAGGAGAAGGTTCACTTATTCCGTCTGGAAGCGGGCTGTCGCAGCTTTATGTTCGCATCGACGCAACTGTGTTTTGCTCATATACGGAAGGGGCCTTCGCTGGGACGGTTCGGCAATGGTTATAAATGAGAAGCTATTATGCAGCGAGGTGTCGCCCGTGCGATATACCCTGGGAAGTCTACTGCATCGACCGCATCCTGGCGGTATTGTATGACGGCACCGTTGTTACTGCAGTGGCTTATGTCGGTCGAACCGGCAAGTGTCATTTTCGCGTGATAGCTCCTGGAATGTGTTCGTTGTACTTCGTGCCCTCTGCAGCGTTTTGCTGGAGAAAAAAAATGGCACCATAGACGGAGAGCATACTCACGTATGCACTTGATCCACTGTGTCTGTGACCAGCGAGGCGTCTCAAAGGAGCCATCATTCTGTTCGTCCCTTTTTTTACCGCGCTTCTGCAGTGCGGAAGCGCAGGCAGATTTCCTAACTGTCGCCCAGCTTCGATGAGTAATACTTTGGAGTAAACTCGGGGAACGGCGCGTTGACGCGGCACGCAGAATTGCCTAGCTGCTTTGCACGGTAGTACCCACGTGACAGCGTTCGTGGTCACGTGCAGCCGCTCCGCTGTCTACGACATCACAAAACAAATCTTCTCATATCTCGTGCTGTCAAAACGGGAACAGACGTACTTCTGTGTAGAGTGTGAGACTCAACTCgaagcgtctcctcctctggcgGGACCACCTGTCACCGGCGGCCTGCTATCAATGGCAATACAGCACGCGGGGCAACGAGGATATTAACTGAAAGTACGACGAACACAGTAGATATGTTCGAGCTGTTTCCCATGACCATCTTCGAGCGGAAGATACTGTTCTGCAGTCGTAGCCTTTTACTTTTTGAGCTTTATATACGTGTGAATTTCCACTAAATATTACTAGCGAGCTGACTTATACGCCTGTGTCTGGTATCTAGCATGTGCCAGGTGAGATATTCTATCCTCATTAAAACTTAAGAACTGACGCTCTGCGGTGACAAGCAGTTCAGGCTTTCATTATGGGTCGGATACCCTGAAGAACGGAAAACGAATCCGCTGACACATTGCCCTGCGGGGGAGGGTTATCTTTTGCTTGTGTGTCCGCCTATACAAGGAGGCAAGTCGTGTCCCCTGCGACTGCTGTTGTAAACTGCTGACCCTGTACAGGCAAACCGTAGTGCCGTTTGCAACACGCGCGAAATATTTTTTGCCTACCGCCAATCTCTTTCGTCGACTGCTGTGACTTGGCTCGAGTATCGACAGAGGAGGATGCTGCAGGAGATCTTTTGTGGCGCGTACCCGCGTCCACTAGAAGACGTATCATGTCGCAGTCCGTGGTTCACTGGGTTTCAGAGGACAGCTTAAACCTCCGAGCAGCGTCGTGTCACGTTTTGGAAACGAAGGTTGCAGTTGGAAGAGCCACAAAAAATGCAACAGCATCGGTTCGTGGCAGGGCCATACCACCGAAAGCTCGGTGTCAAGGGTAGAACAGAAAGTGGTTCCATATCGTATATAAATAAAGGTATACGATGAAAAAAATAGGCaaatgaaaaaaaaactgtAGACGACCAATTACGACAAGTTCCGCGACTTCTTGAGGTTTGACCTGATACCTGATTCTTCTCCCATATACGAATCGCCCTCAACCGCGCGCCCCGGAGGCCGGATCGTCTGAAGAGGCACGCAAACAGAAAGAAACCACCACACGGATAGCACGTCTCTCAATGTGTCGCAATTTGTCATTCTCGAGTAGCACTTTATTTCAAGAGCTAGTATGACCGTAAAAAAAATTCATCGTCAAAAAGAGTTCAGGTTGCACACCCTACCCCTCAATACCCCGCGTCCGAATTTTTTTAACGAATCTAGGGCGCGACCCGTCCCCTGATCCGGCCATGCATTTGGCGATACAACTCAACGTTGGTTCGATATCAACAGAAGTCAGCGTGTACGCGCGTTTGCAGATATATGCACTCCATTAAAACTTATAGTGAAACTGACTGAGCTCCTGAGAAAACTGCTACAGGAATCACAATTATAACTTCACACATTGAATGTGAAACGGCAAGGGGGGCAGGTACACACGGAGGGCGAACGCTGTAAAGCACATGCATTGCGGCATacagagagagggcggaAGGACAAACAGAAGAaggggcgcatgcagccgtcCAGATATGTGGACAATGCTTCGCATCTCGTTCTTGCGTGTGCTTACCTTCAACTTCTTCATCTTGCTTTCGAACTTCATCCTGTTGTGGACACGCGCGTTACCCTCGTACTTCTTCCTCTTGCGGGTGAGACCCTTGTTTTTCAGAATCTGCCGCGTTGTTGCTGAAAGTCATGACACAGCAAACACGCGTGAGTTGCATTTCTCAGGCGTCGTGTGTCTTCGTCTTTCGAGTCTACGTCtaccgctgcagcagcgaacTGTATTCCTACCTCTCTGTCCGTCGACTTCATCTGGAATGCTCGGGATAAACTCTTTAGCCCTCTCTTCCATCTGCTTCTTCTTGGCTGCCTTTCGGCTCTTCTGGGTCTCGAGCAGTTCATCAAATGCTTCGAGATCCTCTTCCCGGTACTGCGGGACGtccccgccgtcgctgtAATCCTGTCGCTTTCCCTTCCGTTTGCTGGAAAAGACATCGTCATCGAACTCTGCGTCGTCCGAAGAGCGCATGCTGCGAGGCACATCAAACAAGCGGGAAACCATGAGCTGCCACGCTGCAAAGGACCGCCCACACGAACAAACAGACGCACAATTTACCAGAAGCCCCCCAGAAATCCGGTGACGACGGCGTCCTTTCAGCCAAGCCCCGCTCACAATACAGATGCTGGAAAGCAAGAAACACACACGATGACAGTCGTGACAAGTTTGGGAAGACTTTACTGGCAAGAGAGATCTGTGCATCATTCGAGAAATACACAAACCCCTACACGCCTTCATATGCATATGAAGAGAAGCCAAAGGCAGAAACAAACTTGACCAAAACCGCGTTGGGAAAAACAATGTCGGAGACGACGCCTTCTTCCGAGTGTTTCTGTCGTTCTACCTTGCGTGGCGTTCGTACTAATGCGTGCTTCAACAGCATAccttctttctttctccttcttctgcttgctAATGAGTTGGTTGAAAGAGTGCGCCTTCTGATTTTCCTGTCTCGACAGGATTGCGCGATCTGCCTGGAGAGCCGCCTCGGCCTTGCGCGCTGTTTCAGATGCCTGTTTCGCGGCGTTCAAGTAGGCGTTCAAAGCattcgtctgcttcttcttgttGACTCCCGCGCGACCCAACGTGGGATCGTCATCGTCTCCCAAAGCATCCAGAGTGGACTCTGAGAACGCGGTCAACTCGCCTAAAGTCGTTCCCACTGTCATGCGTCGCTGATGCTCTTCCAGCTTTTTggccttctgctgctctgAATAGCAGAACACAAAAGAGACAAGAGACTGTCCTACCGCCACACATATCTCCTACACAGGCCGAACGGTTTGACACGGAAACACGAAATAAGCATGTAGGACATGCTACGGAAGTACGCAGCCTGGCGTCTGTTGCCCTCACCTTTACGATCCTTTTTGGACATCGAAAGTCGCACCATGTTCTCCTCCTCGAAGGCCTCACGCGCCCGCTGCTTGGCgatcgacgccgccgagcccAACCGAGTCTGCTGAACCTGAATCCACTGCTCGATGCCGACCTCctcaggcgcgtcgccgacttCCTCGCGGACAGCTCGCACCAGTTCGCTGCGCTTCAGacgctctgcagcgcggcgcagttcacgcgcagccttcgccttgACGTTGTTCACCTGGAAAAGGAGACACCGCCACATACAGGATTTCAGCGTGCCCGTGTGTGACGGCATCTAACGTGCGACCACCAGCGACACGCAGTGTGCGGGCTGCTGACGCCTCGAGAGGGTAGTCCTCGCACGGCGACAGCAGACACAGTTACTTTTAAGCCTAAAGGCTAAACAAAAATCGACGGAAGAAACTCGGAGGCCGCGATAcagcgcgcgcgtggctcACAGCAACCGCACAGCTGCGAATTCGCTTGAGTGCATCGAGAAGGTACACGCGAGGGAAAAGAGCGCGAACGAGAGAGGTGAACACCggcgcaaaaaaaaaacataCCTGGTCTTCAGCGTGATAGTCCATTGCGAGAATCTTGGGAGGTTTGTAAACTTGAGGCACGTCGTCCTCATCTTCGGTCTTCCTTCCCTTCTTCggcttctcgccctcctcttcgtcgtctgttGTGgactcgccgtcttctctctcctctcccacACCCAGCAAAAGGTCAGGACggggccgcgcctccgcatcgTCGTCCGCCTCATCTGAACAAACAACGAGGCAGGGAATTCGCCACGCTGCTCAGCTGATCTGAAACGCTTGCGCGGCGAGAGTGCGCAacgaggcgtctgcagcacctTATGTTATGGTCAGCAGCACCCCTCATGTGGAATCCTGTTTCGCTACTGTCGATTTGATTCCGTTCCTCTTAGTGCATTGCTCACCGTCGTCGGCGTTCTTGtggctcttcttctgcgcagctTGCAGCAAGCGTTCGATCTGAAATTGCAGACGCTCGTCAATCGGCTTCAGCTTctcgaggaggacgcggaccTCCACGAGCCTCTCAATCACAGGGTGATCAACCACGGAGATGCCGTGGGTCTTCAGCAACAGGTAGTAGCTCAGATACGTCAGATACGCCACCAGCAACTGATTCTTCGTGTCTAGAAATGAAAGGCCCTAATgatgaaaaaaaaaatctCAAGCTACATCGACCCTGTGCGCGCACACCCTCGGCACGCAAGGCTTTCGCACGACGAGTATGGGAGCAGGTagtgcgcaggcgaagagacatGCGAAGGTCGCCGCGGGAACGTCGCTGGAATCTACCAGCCTCCATGACTGCATGACGTACATGTGTCCGTGACGCAACTGACCGCCCCACCCGACCCCCTTAAACCgtctcccccgccgccccaTCATTTCGACGACGCTCTGCCATCCAGCCCTCTGCTCCATTGGACCGCCGACTCTTTCCTCACCTCCTTAGTCATGAGTTGTCGGGCCTTCGCCTTGCGGAGCAAAGGGCGGAGAGTGCCGCGCACGTCCTTCAGAGACGTGCGCAGCTGATCGAGCAGGCTCTGCAGCTCCGGATGCTCCTGCGTCAAAATCCTTTGTCGCTCCGCCTTGGAGAGCGCCTTGAATTCCGCTGACGAAAGAAGACGGTGGACTGTCGTtttttcgctgtctctctcaaGCGCCGAGGTTGCACCCAGCCCGCTGAGAATCGCGTGCAGATCCTGAAGAAAAATCACACGTCGACGCCAGCACCTACCCACGTGAGCCACAaatgctgcggcagctgcggctcgaGCAAATCGGCACGACCGCATCCCC
This portion of the Besnoitia besnoiti strain Bb-Ger1 chromosome VII, whole genome shotgun sequence genome encodes:
- a CDS encoding hypothetical protein (encoded by transcript BESB_078010), with the protein product MARSSSLRVAAFFFMAALAYPGCAAPVAERSQKPADAKKADGTESADLTDDGSFSIVTNEGPLPYPVEKMQGPPLSQCDSDHVGAGFTAVAFEGNLVWTAAKYPAALSNSTVLTIEVQDATKEDTADRPILFVYRNDTRSDYKAGEPISFAFCAKIPENKNITQYGLHTRLNIGAVHVQGGTQRPESYIGLTEVESGINEYSKLRVRMFPIVTVEQTTEDSASTEESPGATGKARVSKYEAACNFASVDEEGFIGVATEVAVGLPSALDPTQLPKPTYLTVRMDDITTDEDEPQAVALFSSDITQWYEKGAPLTALLCAKLPDHGESIMYRVVSILKLGGEERTQGAKEATSASNHEKTAEESSEETSEEDDLLTTLRQGDFVGTTMVVVLPDKVDYTATVNLEAYKPEA
- a CDS encoding Sas10 C-terminal domain-containing protein (encoded by transcript BESB_078020); translation: MARVSGARRQGGGSAAGNQRRSGGRFRGTTALEFPGKSSKKGRLFETEADRFGVDEVEESYRARERRKLGAGGSSAEDFIRLADGADEDDSDDEQERRLMGLEGAEDVLEEEEDDDEEDGEDEDEEVDEDREDDDENGPRTAWGRSAKAFYGDEDEAEESADEEENMRLREEEARQIEEEEEVEGLDEDDFGLAQLAEVARGQRKKGASRAAGGAGGEVSEDVEEASGSDSDLHAILSGLGATSALERDSEKTTVHRLLSSAEFKALSKAERQRILTQEHPELQSLLDQLRTSLKDVRGTLRPLLRKAKARQLMTKEGLSFLDTKNQLLVAYLTYLSYYLLLKTHGISVVDHPVIERLVEVRVLLEKLKPIDERLQFQIERLLQAAQKKSHKNADDDEADDDAEARPRPDLLLGVGEEREDGESTTDDEEEGEKPKKGRKTEDEDDVPQVYKPPKILAMDYHAEDQVNNVKAKAARELRRAAERLKRSELVRAVREEVGDAPEEVGIEQWIQVQQTRLGSAASIAKQRAREAFEEENMVRLSMSKKDRKEQQKAKKLEEHQRRMTVGTTLGELTAFSESTLDALGDDDDPTLGRAGVNKKKQTNALNAYLNAAKQASETARKAEAALQADRAILSRQENQKAHSFNQLISKQKKEKERSMRSSDDAEFDDDVFSSKRKGKRQDYSDGGDVPQYREEDLEAFDELLETQKSRKAAKKKQMEERAKEFIPSIPDEVDGQRATTRQILKNKGLTRKRKKYEGNARVHNRMKFESKMKKLKTIRPPGRAVEGDSYMGEESGIRSNLKKSRNLS